The region TCGATTTGAGCCTAAAGAAGGATGGAAATATGAGCTTCAAAAAGACTCTTCAGGTTTGATTACAAGTGTGACATGGACAGCTACTGATGCAGGTTTGTCACCTACAGAGTTTGGGGAATTCAATATGCAAGGAAAAGTAGGCGATAATGCTAAGAAGATTGTTTGGAAGGCTTATCAAACATATAAAGATGGATCAACAGTAGCATGGGAAGGACCAGCTGATGCAGATACACCTGCATCTATTACAACGGTAGTAAAAGGAAACGGAGCAGAGGGAGATTCTCATACATCAGCTACTAACGAAACCACTGCTACTAATGAAGAAACTACCAATGATTCAAATGCTACACTTCCTACTACTCTTTCCACTATTGCATTAGCATTAGGCGTTATTTCGTTGATCTTTAGTTTAAGAAGAAAGAAGCAAAGCTAATTCAAGATAATATAGAATAAAAAGTAAGCTACCTTACGCTAGGTGGCTTTTTATTTTGTTAACAATAATACTTATTTTAACATTTTATAACGGATTTCACTATCTTGTCCGTAAACGTATACGTTTACGGACTTTTGTTTTGGATATAAAATCTATCGTTTTTATCGTTCATTTAAGTTGGGAAATAAATTATGAACGTCTTCTAAAAACTATAAACTTTCACGAACGTTTTTGGTAGAATAAGGGGAAGACAAACGATAAATTGGTATAAAATATGAATTTATGATATATTTTTTGCTTCGTTTGACAACTATCTGATTTTTAATATTATTTTCCCTTTCGCCCTTCCTGACTCCGCATATTCCATCGCTTTTTGAGCATCTCCAAAAGGAAAAACTCTATCAATTATAGGTTTGATTTTACCAGTCTCAATAAAATTTGCGATTATACGTAATTGCTCTCCACTTGGCTTCATAAATAAAAACGTATATTGAATATTATGCTTTTTTTCAAGCACAGTAAGTTTATGACTTGCTGCTGAAAACAACAACGTCTTAAAAAATCCGGAACCATATTCTTTACCAAAACGAGCATTCGGTAAACCCGAAACGGAAACAATTTTTCCTCTGCCTTTTATAACACCAAATGATTTTTCGAGTATCTCGCCCCCAAGTGTATCAAATACTGCATCATAGTTTTTCAGTATTTCCTCAAATTTTTCTGTCTTGTAATTTATAATTTCATCTGCACCAAGAGATTTTACTAAATTCGCACCAGCTTCACTGGCAGTCGTTGCAACAGTGGCACCCATTAATTTGGCCAGTTGAATAGCAAAGGTACCGACACCACCAGCCCCAGCTTGGATTAAAATCTTTTGTCCCTTTTGTAATTGCAAAATGTCTGTTAGTGCTTGATAGGAGGTTAACCCAACCAGTGGGATCGATGCTGCTTCTTCAAAGCTCAAATTTTTAGGTTTTAAGGCGATGTCATCTTCATGAATAGCAATATATTCAGCAAAAGTACCGATTTTACTCTTACGTGGACGTGCATATATTTCGTCACCAGCTTTAAAACGAGTCACTTTTGCGCCAACCTTTGCAACGACACCAGAAAAGTCATTCCCTAAGATAAGAGGCATTTTATATTTAACTAACAATTTCACTTTCCCATCGCGTATCTTAAAATCAACAGGATTAATACTAGCTGCATGAATTTCTGCGAGTACCTCATATTCACCAATTTCAGGTGTGGTAATTTATTACAAACATATTGGAACTTTCCCATACCTATCAATAACCATTGCTTTCATAGCCTATACCTCCAAATAACGTGTGTTTAAATTCCATCATTTCTATAAAAGTTCTGCATGAACTTATCAATATCCAGCACAAGCGTTCTTAATAAACCTAATTCTGTACGTACATTAATATAATAAAAGTTTTTTGTCCCTTCCTTACGCATTAAAATAACACCAGCATCTCGTAAAACCTTAAGATGATGTGAAACAGCAGGTCGAGAAAGGTGTGTTTGTTCAGTGATTTCACCCACACGTAATCCTGTTTGACAATCCGTCCCCATTAGAACTAACAAGATCGATTGACGTGTTTCATCACCAATTGCCAATAGTACCTTTTGACAATTAATAAAATCCTCTTTGATCATATTTAGTTGGTCCTGTTTATTCATTGAGTAAAATACCTCCAATAATCGGTTTAATGGTTTAAGTTGATGAACTATATAACTGAATACAACAATATACTATTGTTACGTTGGGTGCAATATTGAGAAAGCAAATCGAGACGAATACATCTTAGAGGGGGAGCATCATTAACTTTTAATGTTCAGCAACTTAAAAAAGGGGACTATGTTTGATGATTTCTCTAAGAAATAAAGCAAATTTAGTATTCCGCTTGATCCATTCATTAAAATAAATGCTAGTTAACATAGTTCAGATTTCAGGAACCAAATAAAGACGCAATCCCTTGGGCAAAAAGAGATTGCGCTACACTTAAATTTATCGTTTATGTAGGATTTTATATATGGTTGATTTATCAACATTTTGAGCTTTTTACAAATACTCCGTATCGTCTAAAAAAAGCCATTTATAAGGAAAAATCCCCCTCTAAATCTGTCCTAACAGCAGGATATTGTTCTTGTTTCGAAATAACCCCTTCCCAAAATTATCATTTTACTTCTAATTACTTCTAATTGTTTACTCTGATTAAAAAACAGCATTATTTTGGGACAAGAGGAATTACTCCTTTTAGTTTCTTTTTTCCTCTTTCGCTTAACAAAATAGTTAACCCTACAATAACAAGTCCTGTACATAACAAATATAAATTAAGGTACCCTATCAAACTTGAAAAGAATCCGAACCCCAGGAAGCCAAGCACATTTCCTACTTGTGTCGTGTTCATATATAGCGCCGTTGCCGTCCCTGGTTCATCTGGAATAAAGTCTTGAAAGTACGACACCGCAATGCCAGCTGTTATGGAAACCTGTCCAGCACTTAATATTTGAATCGGATAGATTTGCCACGGTTCTGTGACTAAAAATAAGAGTCCATAGTAAAAAACTGAAATACCAAATCCCAATCGTATCAACAGCCGACTACCGATTTTTGTGGCTAATATCCCCACTGCAATCATAAATGGGACCTCAAATACTGGAGGTACGCTCACAACTAGCCCTACTTGCTTTTCTGTCCCGTTAAGTACTTTCGTAATAAATTGCGACATGTTTAAATTAGCCATAGAAGCAGCCATAGCCATACACGTCATTGCGATAATGTTCTTTAAGATATGAGATTGAACAATAAATTTACGCAGAACCACAGGAGCTGGCTTAGCTTCCACTTCAATTTTGATATCTTTTAATAAAAAGGTTAACGCAATCGCTGCTAGTAGATATCCGCCTGATACACATAAAAAGAGTCCCTTAAATCCAACCGCATACAATACCCAACCTGCAACTGCTGGCCCCACAGTCCAAGAGAGAGCGAAAAACGCACGGAAAACATTCATTACAAAAGGCGTTTCTTTATCTTCTACTGTGCTTTGTTTTAATGCTTCTCTTGTAAATGCCCATAATTGAGGTACGATAGAGGCTGCTGTTCCTAGTAAAAAGAAAGCAATAAAAGCAAGAAGATAAAAGTTACGGATGAATGCAAATCCAGCGTACCCTAAAATGGCAGCGCCCGTAGTGAGTAATAACAATTTTTTTCGACTGGGAACTCGGTCTGAGGTTTTACCAATAATGGTGGTAATAACAACCGCACCTACTGAAATAATGGTCATAAAAAAGCCAAATTGTATATTGCTCATTCCGACTTCGTCAATACCAAACAATGAGGCATATGGTGCAAAAAAAGATGTGGCTAACCCAAATACAAAATTCCCCAGCAAGAGTACTGGAAACATAGGAATGCCCCATAACATCTCAATGGTTTTTTTAACTCCCTTTCCTTTTGGCATAATCACACTTCCTTTTTATAAGATAACTGTGAGTGAAATAAGTTTATAATTGATTCACACTAAATTATGAAAACCTTTTCTTTTGTACCTCCTTACCATCACCTATCACTTCCTTCACTTTACTTGTCCCTGAAAGTAAGAGCAAGAGCTTCTCCAAATTTAATGGACTACCTTTATTCTAATTTGTTATTTATTAAGACATTGTGGATTCATTCAGGGCTTTTGCCCACTCTTTACTAATTAAAAAAAGTGCCGATTTTCAGCACTTTTGAAATGGTTTAGTTTTTATCTCTTATGTATCATGGTTCTTGAATGACAAATGGAATAAGTTTATCACCATGGTTTTTATTTTTTTATTAGGAGCAAACAAGTACTCAAAATATGAACCAGGATGAAAGGTTGCATTTATTTTTTCAAAAAATGAAACAGGGCGCTCTACAGCCTGCCTCTCCTGCAAATTGAGGTAGTTTATTTTTTTCTTGATAACGCTTTTTCTTCTATTTTACATACCCACTTATAGTATCTTAATATCATCAATAAAAGAAAAGGGTCAAGAACAGCTGAATGCCATAAACTCCACCAACCATAGTGAAAGTAACCCCATGGCTCTGGCAATAATGTCATCATTTCATAAAGCAAAATAGCTATTACCCAAAAGATCAGGTAGGAAATTTTTTTAATAATCGGCCTTTTGAAAGGATACCAATTAAGAAAAATCATATTCACAGGTGGTAGTAACACCGTATGGACAAGGATTCCTTTCCAATCTGCTCCCTCTGTAAAATACCAGTATCCATGATATTTTAAATCAATAAAAACGTCGAAATTACTTTGAAGAGCGATTGTAATAAGCCAAATATGCAGAATTTGATTTCCTGTTAATCTTTTATTCGTTTTAAACGCAATAAAGTTACATAACACAATCACACTAATAAGACCTATCATAGCGCTCATTTTCCTTTTTAACTCAATATACCACATATTGTAAAAAAGGAAAACTTTCTAGTTTCAATCAGTATTAATCGTATTGCACTTTG is a window of Priestia aryabhattai DNA encoding:
- a CDS encoding YcnI family copper-binding membrane protein, with translation MKKQVTALLSTLVLSTIAFAGTASAHVVVYPQEATQGSYEKFTVRVPTEKDIPTTKVKIDIPKDVEISRFEPKEGWKYELQKDSSGLITSVTWTATDAGLSPTEFGEFNMQGKVGDNAKKIVWKAYQTYKDGSTVAWEGPADADTPASITTVVKGNGAEGDSHTSATNETTATNEETTNDSNATLPTTLSTIALALGVISLIFSLRRKKQS
- a CDS encoding ArsR/SmtB family transcription factor, which produces MNKQDQLNMIKEDFINCQKVLLAIGDETRQSILLVLMGTDCQTGLRVGEITEQTHLSRPAVSHHLKVLRDAGVILMRKEGTKNFYYINVRTELGLLRTLVLDIDKFMQNFYRNDGI
- a CDS encoding sugar efflux transporter translates to MPKGKGVKKTIEMLWGIPMFPVLLLGNFVFGLATSFFAPYASLFGIDEVGMSNIQFGFFMTIISVGAVVITTIIGKTSDRVPSRKKLLLLTTGAAILGYAGFAFIRNFYLLAFIAFFLLGTAASIVPQLWAFTREALKQSTVEDKETPFVMNVFRAFFALSWTVGPAVAGWVLYAVGFKGLFLCVSGGYLLAAIALTFLLKDIKIEVEAKPAPVVLRKFIVQSHILKNIIAMTCMAMAASMANLNMSQFITKVLNGTEKQVGLVVSVPPVFEVPFMIAVGILATKIGSRLLIRLGFGISVFYYGLLFLVTEPWQIYPIQILSAGQVSITAGIAVSYFQDFIPDEPGTATALYMNTTQVGNVLGFLGFGFFSSLIGYLNLYLLCTGLVIVGLTILLSERGKKKLKGVIPLVPK